From one Colletotrichum destructivum chromosome 3, complete sequence genomic stretch:
- a CDS encoding Putative glutamine amidotransferase type 2 domain, nucleophile aminohydrolase, with protein MCRWFAYLGDEPQLLEDLIIRPRHAIVKQVDEHFLPAGHAKARPFLGELQVAPLSANDAGSPNPLTNMDGFGVGWFTSSECDFNPYTDFKWPESLRPVTYKNIRPPLNDLVLKSIVRGTSSNAVLAHIRAAPGLTPVVETNCHPFVFGRHLFAHNGILGSFPRIRTAILQYLPLRYQQAIVGTTDAEHIAAVYFFILCGKDGNWETMYDAGEMAAAMRETIVMLEKMQTEFGPVEREFNTLNLVAMSGSTLVAVRYGSPKGLEPPSLYYSTTAGATLNRKYKGFPSDIDDGEDGGDGDSDDDGRLEKSGHGEHVVVASEPSTFNQAEWELVEPSQMVVADIGVGVYVEHL; from the exons ATGTGTCGTTGGTTTGCGTATCTGGGCGACGAGCCCCAGCTTCTCGAAGATCTGATCATCCGACCGCGCCACGCCATAGTGAAGCAAG TCGATGAGCATTTCCTCCCGGCCGGACATGCAAAAGCGCGACCGTTTCTGGGCGAGCTTCAAGTCGCTCCATTGTCGGCCAACGATGCCGGCTCACCGAATCCGTTGACAAACATGGACGGGTTCGGAGTCGGGTGGTTCACGTCGTCCGAGTGCGATTTCAACCCATACACGGATTTCAAGTGGCCCGAGTCACTTCGGCCAGTCACTTACAAGAACATCCGGCCGCCGCTGAACGACTTGGTGCTCAAGAGCATCGTCCGGGGAACTAGTAGCAATGCTGTCCTCGCGCACATTCGCGCGGCCCCGGGGTTGACTCCCGTAGTCGAGACCAACTGCCATCCGTTTGTCTTTGGCCGCCACCTGTTCGCGCACAACGGCATCCTTGGATCGTTTCCACGGATTCGGACAGCCATCTTGCAGTATCTACCGCTGAGGTACCAGCAGGCCATTGTGGGAACAACCGATGCTGAGCACATTGCGGCCGTGTACTTTTTTATCCTGTGCGGCAAAGACGGGAACTGGGAGACCATGTATGACGCCGGAGAGATGGCGGCAGCGATGAGGGAGACGATCGTCATGCTGGAAAAGATGCAGACCGAGTTTGGGCCGGTGGAGCGGGAATTCAACACATTGAATCTCGTAGCCATGTCTGGCAGCACGTTGGTGGCGGTGCGATACGGCAGTCCGAAGGGTCTCGAGCCGCCGAGCCTGTACTACTCGACCACGGCCGGGGCAACGCTCAACCGCAAGTACAAGGGGTTTCCGAGCGACAtagacgacggcgaggatggaggGGACGGCGATTCTGATGATGACGGACGGCTGGAGAAGTCGGGCCATGGAGAGCATGTGGTGGTGGCCAGTGAGCCGAGCACCTTCAATCAGGCCGAATGGGAGCTGGTCGAGCCTTCACAGATGGTAGTGGCGGATATTGGGGTCGGTGTTTACGTCGAACATTTGTAG